In Streptococcus mitis, the DNA window TGCTTTTTCATGCTTGCTAGTCAAATTCCACTGATCAGGTAAGACAAGTTTCCAAGCCTCTTCATCTATCGTAACTTGGTTTTCACTCCCTGCCATCCTCTGGAATCTCAGAAAGTAAGTCATCCGCTCTCTTACGTTCATCATCGTTTTAAACTTATCCAGTTCCATTAGTTCGCTCCTTTATGATATAATGTTTTTATCAGACATATCACAAAGGAGTCAGTTGTGCTGGCTTTTTTTCGTTTTCTCGGCGTTCAAGGATACTCTCCTTATCTGATTGATAACTGACAAGCGCTAATCATCACAAAAACCTATATTATCCCAGAATATCCGCAATCCTTTTGTATTTCTAATTTCTGAGATAGCTTTTTCTGCTTCTTCTTTTGTCGGATAGACTTCTATAATATCTTTAGGATTTTTCCCACCTATCCTATATCTTACCTCAAAATGTCCAGTATCAATCTGCGTCAAAAACACGGTATCAACTTCATCAACCACCGCTAACTTATTCAACCTATTTAAACGGTTTTTAATCGCCTTCATCTAGTATCTTCGCCTCTAACACTTCTAATTGCTCCACTACCTCAACCATTTCAACTGCCTTATAAGCCATGTTTAGAATGCTCTGGGCGCTCTGTTGTCTCGCATACGGGCTTACTGTCTTATCAAGCATGATTTCCCTTAATACATTGACTGCCTCAACGCTTGCATTCTGTAACAGCGTAGTAGACTCCTTTAGTTGTTCGCTACGTCTTTCACGGTAAATTCTCTTAAAGGTTGCATCGTTCAAGTAATTGTAAGCCGTCTTTCTAGTGATCTCACTTAATTCACTAGCTTTTTTTACATTCCCAGTCATGAGATAATTGGCCATAAATATTTCTTTTTTTCTACTTAATTCTGTCAAATACTAGTCACCTCGCTTTCTTTAACCTTGCTTTTAAGTTCGTCTATTTTTTCTTTTGCTCGTTTATAATCTGAAGATTTGACGTCACTAAATTTTCTAGGGATATAATCATCCATGTTTATATCCAGTCCGTTGTCTTGAAAAGCTAATCTCAGACAATCCACATATAGAGACATACACTCATCTTGTGTAGCGTATTCCGTCTGAGATGCGTGTTCCTTTATCTTTTCTAGTCTTGCTTTTAAACTTCTAACCATTCCCCTACCTCGTGTGTAATTCTGTCTGATTTATGTAAAAAAAGGGGATTGCTCCCCTCCACATCACAAACCTAATAAACCACGTTTTTCTTTGCCCAGCAGCTTATCATATAGGGCTTTATCCTTCTCATATAGTTCACGTCTGCGCTCGTAGCCCATAGCTTTAAACTCTTCAAGGGTTACAGCTTCCTCTTCATAAGATTTTGAAATACTTTCTACGTTCTTGGCAAGCCCCTGCAGTAAGTCAGCTTGTCTCTTCTCTTCTTCGATTTCTTGAAATAGTTGTTTATATTCATCTTTCATTATTGTTCTCCTTCGAATAAATTGATGCGATTCACAAAATACGCTAAATCATCTTTTGGATCTAAATAGCGGTATTGACTTCCCATATAACCAGCTACACCACTGTAAATGTAAGGCTTACTTACTCCGCTATATTCTGGAGATGTATTCAGGCGGTCAAATAACTCTTCGATACCTGTTTCTCTTACCTCATCCGCCAATCTCTTAGCAGTATTTTTGTAGTTTTCGTTATAATTCGCAATCAACTCCAGAAGCTCAATAGATTTCTGTTTGATTTCTTGACGTTGGCGTTTCACTGTTTCATCTTGCTCTAATGCTGTTTCTAAATAACCTAACGCATTGATTTTTCTAGCGTCTGCTACGATTGAGTTAATCCGTTCTTTTTCGAGTTTTGTTCTTTGCTCTTTCATATCGGCAATATATTTCTCTTTAGAATTGACTGCCTTAAAATCTTCAAAAGTTTGTAACTCAGCTTTCTTAGATTTAATAGCCTCAACTTCTTTTTCGGTTTTCTTGATTTCCTCATCAAAGCGATCAAAAATCTCTAATTGAGTCCGTACTTTGTCCATCTGGTTTTTGACTTCTTGCAATGTTGGCATTTCTTTTTCCTCCAATCTTTCCAAAAACAAAAGAGGCATAGCCAAAATAGATTACTCTACTTTATGCTATACCTCTGATTTTTTCAGTCAGTATTCTTTTTAAATATTGTTGTTTTAGATTCCACGCTGGAGACAATCTCGCCGTCTTGTATTTTAAGCGTGATACTCCCAAACCTTGGAACCTCTAACAGTTTTATTATACCATAACTTTTGAAATAAATAAAGCCTTCTTGTATTTCCATGTTTAGCCTCTCATGCTATTTGTATAGAACCATCATACTGGTTAGTGTATCCATATCCTCACTATTCCCCACTGTTGCCTCTGTATATTTCACGTCAATAACTTCAACGCCTGCCATAAAACCATTTACCTGGCTTTCAAAATCCTCTAGGCTTTGCTTGTATTTCTGATAAAATAGTTTAATTTTCATGTTGTTTTTCCTCCTTTTTTTATACTCCGATAGTCAATCCCCACAAGTTTTTTACGTTCATCGTGGATAATATATCCCTGTTGTATGGCTATAATTACAAAATGTTTTAGTAGTTGGTCTTCATGCTTCAAAGTCTGAATAAGCTCACTGTTTTTAAAAGTTTCCCAGTCAGAAATATAAGAAGCAGATTCTCCATCTTGTGGTGAAAGAAGATCCAACTTTCTTTCCTCCATCTTCTCGTATATCCTTTTTGTGCTATGCCTTAATCGTGGAGTTTTAGACAGCAATTCCCTAGATGGATTTCCAAAGTTCATACCTTGCCATGTACAGGTTAGCTTATCGAACACTAGATATTTTCTTGCTTTATCAAAAATATACCTCATCGGTTCGTTATCACCAGTCCACTTAATAACTTCTCCAATATTTTCCATGTAGGGCATTGTCTTGAATGCTAAAAAGTGCTTATCCTGGATAACTCGTTTTTTTAATCTCTTCTTTACCACTAGTTACCTACTCCATTTCTTTACAAGTTACACCCGCGCACCGTGGAAGTGTTGAAGGACAGGGTTACAGGGGGCGTAGCTCAATCGCCCCTGTTCCTGTACCTGTTCTTACTTCCACAATTCACGGACACTTGGACAAACTAGAATTGACGCTAGGCTATTCTAGTCGTGTCCCTGATTTTGTCCCTGTTTACATTGTAAAATTTTACAACGCTTTACAAGTCTTTGCATATTCCAACAAACCCCATAAAACCAATGATTTAAAGGTATTATTTATTAGTTTACAAATGTAAAAAAACGCTATTTTACATCTTTTACACCGAGTTGTAAAGAGTTGTAAATTTTACGTTTGTAAAGGTGTAAAATCTTGTAAAATTTTTACACTTTTTTTACAACTTTTTACAAGTCTTTACATTGTAAAATTTACAAGTCTTTACACATTTTGAATTGTTAATAAGTTGGGTTTTCTTGTATCAATCCATCTATAACCACCACATTATTATCAGATTCCTCAATTAGTTTATCTAAGCTAGGTCTACTAATTTTTGCGAAACGTGAAAGCTCTGATTTTCTTGGTAATCTATTATTTACCTGTTCAAAGTCTGCTATCATAGATTTTAATTTATTCGTCGCTCTTTCTCTAATTTCTTCATTAGCCCACACCTTTTCTTTAATATCCTTTGGTAATGGTATTCCTGGTTCGTGGTAAGCTAATATTTTCTCCTTATCGTTTATCAACTGTGGATAGTAGAAAAGAAAATTTTTCTCCCCGTCATAATCAACTTCCGAGGTGACCGCTTCAAGTCTCCAATAAGTTCGTGTTTTTAATGGCAAATCTATGTTATCAAAATTTTGTAGAATTTCTCGCGTTTGTTCAGTAGGTAAATGTTCCAGCGCTACCTCTATATGGTTTCGTAAATCCTCGCTTGTTGCTCTCTTGTTTTTGAAATTGATATAGTCATTTGTTACATTTAGCTGAAAATATCTTTTATTGTGCGTAGTCATTACATTCTTGGCCAAATCCCAGACAGCTTCTAATCTCTCTAGGCGTAACAATTCGGGATCTAATTCCATCTTGAAAAATTCTAACAAGCTATCGCAATGAGCTAGAGACTCTGACCACTGCGCAAAGTCTGAACTTTCCGTAGTCCCTTTCGGTCTATCTCTATGACTTTGTGTATAGATCAGGCCACCGCCTACGTGTTGGTTAATCTGTTGTAAATAATCCCCTAAGGAGCCCCCAAACTGTGGTAATTTTAAATTATCAATACTATCAATAATAACCACTTGAAAAACATTGTTTGGTACTTTATCTTTTACAACCTTGGCCAAATCTTCTAAGGCCGTTGACTTTGGAAGAGTTAAGATAGAAATATTGTCAAGATCTTTTTGCTCAACTTCTAAAAGTTGGGCAATCTGCATGAACTTACTAAAACAGTCGTTTTCTTTATGATTCGTATTGATATACAAAACGTTGAAAGCTCTTTTGCTCTTCCACTCTAACCAATTACTCCCCTGAGCTAAAGATAGGGCTAGAGAAATAACTACACTAGTCTTTAAGGATCTTCTTGGTGCCGTTATGCCCAATACTTGCCCGCGTCTCAACAATCCTGTCAAAATGCTAGCAGATGGCCCTATTGTCTCAGCAGGAACTTGTCCAAGTTTTTTTATTTCTGTCATTAGTTATCCTTTCTGGCTTTTCAATCGTTTCTTTTTCAGTTTCTTTAATTGTTGTAACTCTTTACGTTGCTCAAGAGTTAGTTGTCTATTTTTCCAAGTGTAGCCGTTGGTAGTCCGAACGGATCTTCTCTGTCCTGGGAATCTTTCAAAGCTAGCCATTCTCCACCCCCATAAACTTCATCAAGTCAGAAATTCTATAATAGATTTTCCTAGTATCTTCTAGGGGCGGCTGATACCGTCTTAGCCCTGCTTTTTCCCATTTTTGGAGTGTCATATATTTTATATCTAACTCATCCATGACTTCCTGGGCTGAGATTAACCCTGTCAGTCGTGGTTTGAGTCTATCACGCGCTTCCAGGTATCTTTCCACTACCTCCAGAATGCCATGCGCTAGGTCTTGCTCACTTTCTCGGCTTAGGCTAAACATATCCGCCCACCTCCTTCAAGGTTTCTTTGTAGCTCTCTAAATCAGCATTTAAAAGGACAGTTAGGCGTTTCTGTTCTTCCTGTACTTGGTTATAGAATGCTTTTGCTCCGTCCAGTAACTCCTCTTTGTTAGCAGGGATAAAATATCCTCTAAATGTTCCGTGTCGAACCCCAACAATAGGAACGCTATGGCGCGTGATTAGTCGGCTGATAATATCTTGCACGGTTCTTTCTGTTAGCTTGGTTGTCAGGCTGATTTCTGCCCCTGTTATAGAGTTCTCAGCCCCTACCTTGATTAGTCTTAATACTCGTTTGTCATTCTCTGATAGACTCATTCAGTGCCTCCGTAAACTCTTACCCCTGCAAGCTGGATATATCGCCCATAATCAGGGTTTAAATCCTCGCTAGGTGTTTCTATAGGTGTTTCTATCGTCTGTTGGCTTTCTCGCTCAAATTGGGCGCTTTTTTTGCGGTCTCGGTGGTTTATATAAAGCAGTAAGCCAATCAATACCACCATAAAGATTACCGCCTGTGTATTGGTTAAATCTAATTCATTCATGTCATGCCCTCGCTTTGTAATTCTTGATATAGTCCACTTGATCAGTTCGCTCCATCTTCAGGAACTCGTCCACCTCTTCGGTGCTTACCTTTCTATCTACAAAATCAGCAATAAACTGGAAGAGGTTCGGATTCCTCTCCTTGATTTCAGCCATTTGTTCATCAAATTCTGCTTGTGTCATGTTGTCTAGGTCCAGTGTCATTTTAATAGCCCTCTTTTATCTAAATCATCAATTACTAAATCCCGTAAATATGTCCATGTTGAAGCGGTCTTGTGAATGATACCATTGCTTAATTTATTCTCTTTTACAACTTGGTCTAATAGATTGAATAGCAACCAGTCAGGGGCTTTACCGTGTCTGGTTACACATTCATCGTCATATTTT includes these proteins:
- a CDS encoding DUF2292 domain-containing protein, yielding MEIQEGFIYFKSYGIIKLLEVPRFGSITLKIQDGEIVSSVESKTTIFKKNTD
- a CDS encoding AAA family ATPase codes for the protein MTEIKKLGQVPAETIGPSASILTGLLRRGQVLGITAPRRSLKTSVVISLALSLAQGSNWLEWKSKRAFNVLYINTNHKENDCFSKFMQIAQLLEVEQKDLDNISILTLPKSTALEDLAKVVKDKVPNNVFQVVIIDSIDNLKLPQFGGSLGDYLQQINQHVGGGLIYTQSHRDRPKGTTESSDFAQWSESLAHCDSLLEFFKMELDPELLRLERLEAVWDLAKNVMTTHNKRYFQLNVTNDYINFKNKRATSEDLRNHIEVALEHLPTEQTREILQNFDNIDLPLKTRTYWRLEAVTSEVDYDGEKNFLFYYPQLINDKEKILAYHEPGIPLPKDIKEKVWANEEIRERATNKLKSMIADFEQVNNRLPRKSELSRFAKISRPSLDKLIEESDNNVVVIDGLIQENPTY
- a CDS encoding replication protein, which produces MANYLMTGNVKKASELSEITRKTAYNYLNDATFKRIYRERRSEQLKESTTLLQNASVEAVNVLREIMLDKTVSPYARQQSAQSILNMAYKAVEMVEVVEQLEVLEAKILDEGD